One stretch of Arachis hypogaea cultivar Tifrunner chromosome 20, arahy.Tifrunner.gnm2.J5K5, whole genome shotgun sequence DNA includes these proteins:
- the LOC112784051 gene encoding ubiquitin carboxyl-terminal hydrolase 4 — translation MGAAGSKLEKALGDQFPEGERYFGLENFGNTCYCNSVLQALYFCVPFREQLLDYYANNKSMADAEENLLTCLADLFSQISSQKKKTGVIAPKRFVQRLKKQNELFRSYMHQDAHEFLNFLLNELVDILEKEAQSAKDDQDPLPPSEKVANGPIAGPVNGTKKEPLVTWVHKNFQGILTNETRCLQCETVTARDETFFDLSLDIEQNSSITSCLKNFSSTETLNAEDKFFCDKCCSLQEAQKRMKIKKPPQILVIHLKRFKYIEQLGRYKKLSYRVVFPLELKLSDTVEDADIEYSLFAVVVHVGSGPNHGHYVSLVKSHNHWLFFDDENVEMIDESAVQTFFGSSQEYSSNTDHGYILFYESTASGHKS, via the exons ATGGGTGCTGCGGGTTCCAAGCTCGAGAAGGCTCTCGGTGACCAATTCCCTGAAGGTGAACGTTACTTCGGCCTCGAGAATTTCGGCAACACTTGTTACTGCAACAGCGTTTTGCAG GCACTGTACTTCTGTGTCCCATTTCGTGAACAATTGTTAGATTATTATGCAAATAACAAAAGCATGGCGGATGCAGAGGAAAATCTTTTAACTTGCCTAGCTGACTTATTTTCACAG ATAAGTTCCCAAAAGAAGAAAACTGGTGTGATTGCTCCCAAAAGATTTGTACAGAGGTTGAAAAAACAAAATGAACTCTTCCGCAGCTATATGCACCAG GATGCCCATGAATTCTTGAACTTTTTGTTGAATGAACTTGTCGACATTTTGGAGAAAGAGGCCCAGTCTGCAAAAGATGATCAAGATCCATTACCGCCTTCTGAAAAGGTTGCAAATGGGCCTATAGCTGGTCCAGTTAATGGCACCAAGAAAGAGCCTTTAGTTACTTGGGTTCATAAAAACTTTCAG GGAATACTCACCAATGAGACAAGGTGCCTACAATGCGAAACAGTGACTGCTAGGGATGAAACCTTTTTTGACCTGAGCCTCGACATTGAACAGAACAGTTCAATTACAAGCTGTTTGAAAAACTTCAGTTCAACAGAGACATTAAATGCCgaagataaatttttttgtgacaaATGCTGCAG TTTGCAAGAagctcagaagaggatgaagataaaGAAACCACCTCAAATCTTGGTCATCCATCTAAAACGGTTTAAGTATATTGAACAGCTTGGCCGCTACAAGAAGTTATCTTACCGGGTTGTCTTCCCCCTTGAGCTGAAGCTGAGTGATACCGTTGAAGATGCAGACATTGAGTATTCTCTGTTTGCAGTAGTTGTCCATGTTGGTAGTGGCCCTAACCATGGCCATTATGTTAGCCTTGTGAAAAGCCATAACCACTGGTTATTTTTTGACGACGAAAATGTTGAGATGATAGATGAGTCAGCCGTTCAGACATTTTTTGGGTCATCACAGGAATATTCCAGTAATACAGACCATGGTTACATTTTGTTCTACGAGAGCACAGCCTCTGGTCACAAGAGTTAG